One window from the genome of Rhodococcus sp. ABRD24 encodes:
- a CDS encoding DUF4185 domain-containing protein has product MSNRLAAAAAVALLGSGMLATAAGPAAAQPLPNGAPGTGPCAADLSHQLESIIPEKLELPLPYPVITPVPYPAPVAPTTRIASEPLPADPCNDPCPDLTGEVAPPSSLSTDLKIPQIGVKPVPFHLGIPVPGPDPGPLPAPPPLADPATEPAPRTPAPPMPRIAQVDRVAKLTGAGSVNRTDKRWQVQGTDLGIMWESAPGEVAIAFGDTIGKGFHPPGGQGDDWRSNVLGFSTDRNLADGMSIDSMVQDSRCHAAEVLSSRKMDNVEITTIPTSGFAIGDRQYMSYMSIRTWNSIPGTWWTNHGGIAYSDDGGSTWVKDPYAQWDNIFGVTNFQVAAMVPAGDFVYMFGTPNTRLASVGLARVPKDQVLNKSAYQYWSNGSWTAVGGYTAATPIVHGPVAELSVDYDEATGKWRMSYLDTVKTAIVLRESDSPQGEWSDGAPMVSVLDYPELYGGFIHPWSTENELYFTISTWSDYNVFLMRARIGE; this is encoded by the coding sequence ATGTCGAACAGGCTTGCGGCGGCGGCAGCTGTGGCGCTTCTCGGTTCCGGGATGCTCGCGACCGCGGCTGGGCCCGCGGCGGCGCAGCCGCTGCCCAACGGAGCGCCCGGAACCGGGCCTTGCGCGGCGGATCTGTCACACCAGCTCGAGTCGATCATTCCCGAGAAACTCGAACTGCCGCTTCCCTATCCGGTGATCACCCCGGTCCCGTACCCTGCACCGGTGGCGCCGACGACGCGGATCGCCTCGGAGCCGCTGCCCGCCGATCCCTGCAACGACCCATGTCCCGATCTGACCGGCGAGGTTGCGCCGCCATCGTCGCTGTCGACTGACCTGAAGATCCCGCAGATCGGCGTCAAGCCGGTCCCGTTCCACCTGGGCATCCCGGTCCCGGGCCCGGATCCCGGGCCGCTGCCCGCACCGCCGCCGCTCGCCGATCCCGCCACCGAACCGGCGCCACGTACCCCCGCCCCGCCGATGCCGCGGATCGCGCAGGTCGATCGGGTGGCGAAGCTGACCGGAGCCGGTTCGGTGAATCGCACCGACAAGCGCTGGCAGGTTCAGGGCACCGACCTGGGCATCATGTGGGAGAGTGCGCCCGGCGAGGTCGCGATTGCGTTCGGCGACACCATCGGCAAGGGTTTTCATCCGCCGGGCGGGCAGGGTGACGATTGGCGCAGCAACGTTCTCGGCTTCAGTACCGACCGCAATCTTGCGGACGGCATGAGCATCGATTCGATGGTGCAGGACAGTCGCTGCCATGCGGCAGAGGTGCTGAGCAGTCGCAAGATGGACAACGTGGAAATCACCACGATCCCGACGTCCGGTTTCGCGATCGGCGACCGGCAGTACATGAGCTACATGTCGATTCGCACGTGGAACAGCATCCCCGGGACGTGGTGGACCAATCACGGTGGCATCGCGTACTCCGATGACGGTGGCTCCACCTGGGTCAAGGATCCGTATGCGCAGTGGGACAACATCTTCGGTGTCACCAACTTCCAAGTGGCGGCGATGGTGCCGGCCGGCGACTTCGTCTACATGTTCGGTACCCCCAACACCCGGCTCGCGTCGGTCGGCCTGGCGCGGGTACCGAAGGACCAGGTGCTCAACAAGTCTGCGTACCAGTACTGGAGCAACGGGAGCTGGACGGCTGTCGGCGGGTACACCGCGGCCACGCCCATCGTGCACGGCCCGGTCGCGGAGCTGTCGGTCGACTACGACGAGGCGACCGGCAAGTGGCGGATGTCGTACCTGGACACTGTGAAGACGGCCATCGTTCTGCGCGAATCGGATTCGCCGCAGGGCGAGTGGTCGGACGGAGCCCCGATGGTGTCGGTGCTCGACTATCCGGAGCTGTACGGCGGCTTCATCCATCCGTGGTCCACGGAGAACGAGCTGTACTTCACGATCTCGACGTGGTCGGACTACAACGTCTTCCTGATGCGAGCCCGTATCGGCGAGTAG
- a CDS encoding DJ-1/PfpI family protein: protein MNEVVHVAVYDTFVDWEIGLAIDHINKPMWHKDPGRYAVATVGATADPIVTMGGLRMLPDTTLDAVGPEDSAMLVLAGNDIWNTEQFTPFAAKAREFLDAGVPVAAICGATGGLAMAGLLDDRAHTSNAAEFLSGVGYAGGHLYREEPAVTDRDLITAAANAPVHFAREILERLDVFEPNVLASWFKLYGQRDPAGFYELMAG, encoded by the coding sequence ATGAATGAAGTCGTGCATGTCGCCGTTTACGACACCTTCGTCGATTGGGAGATCGGTCTCGCGATCGATCACATCAACAAGCCGATGTGGCACAAGGATCCGGGCCGGTACGCCGTGGCCACCGTCGGTGCCACGGCCGATCCGATCGTCACGATGGGCGGGCTGCGGATGCTGCCCGACACCACTCTCGACGCGGTCGGGCCCGAGGACAGCGCGATGCTCGTTCTGGCCGGCAACGACATCTGGAACACCGAGCAGTTCACTCCCTTCGCCGCGAAGGCTCGCGAGTTCTTGGACGCCGGAGTTCCGGTGGCCGCGATCTGCGGCGCGACGGGCGGACTGGCCATGGCTGGACTGCTCGACGATCGCGCGCACACGAGCAATGCGGCCGAGTTCCTGAGCGGGGTCGGCTATGCCGGTGGTCACCTGTACCGCGAGGAGCCGGCCGTCACCGATCGTGATCTCATCACAGCCGCGGCCAACGCGCCGGTCCACTTCGCCCGCGAGATTCTCGAACGTCTCGACGTGTTCGAACCGAATGTTCTGGCGTCGTGGTTCAAGCTCTACGGTCAGCGCGATCCCGCCGGCTTCTACGAGCTGATGGCGGGTTGA
- a CDS encoding alpha/beta fold hydrolase translates to MSALGEPVLLDTDEVYGYLHRPAGAAVGKLVLTHGAGGDCESKLLQAMASGFVELGLLVLRYNLPFRRRRASGPPNRAHAATDRDGIVAAADAIREMTDGPMILAGHSYGGRQSTMLAAERPEVADGLVLLSYPLHAPGKPEKLRTEHLPQLRTPSLFVHGDRDPFGTLDEIRTALELMPAEHRLLDIEGGRHGLDPEKASVVERTIAAAAELFAIR, encoded by the coding sequence ATGAGCGCGCTCGGCGAACCGGTCCTCCTCGACACCGACGAGGTGTACGGCTATCTGCACCGCCCCGCGGGCGCCGCAGTCGGCAAGCTGGTCCTGACGCACGGCGCCGGCGGCGACTGTGAATCAAAGCTGTTGCAAGCCATGGCATCCGGTTTCGTCGAACTCGGCCTTCTAGTGCTACGCTACAATCTGCCGTTCCGGCGGCGTCGGGCTTCGGGCCCGCCGAATCGTGCCCACGCGGCGACGGATCGTGACGGCATCGTCGCCGCCGCCGATGCGATCCGCGAGATGACCGACGGACCGATGATCCTCGCCGGCCATTCGTACGGCGGCCGCCAGTCGACGATGTTGGCCGCCGAGCGTCCCGAGGTCGCGGACGGACTTGTGCTGCTGTCGTATCCGCTGCACGCACCGGGTAAACCGGAGAAACTGCGCACCGAACACCTACCGCAGCTGCGCACTCCGTCACTGTTCGTGCACGGCGACCGGGATCCGTTCGGCACGCTCGACGAGATCCGCACCGCCCTCGAGCTCATGCCCGCCGAGCACCGGTTGCTCGACATCGAGGGTGGCCGGCATGGGCTGGACCCCGAGAAGGCCTCTGTGGTGGAGCGAACGATCGCCGCGGCAGCCGAATTGTTCGCTATTCGTTGA
- a CDS encoding SDR family oxidoreductase — protein sequence MHSLRVLVTGATGYIGGRLAPRLLAAGHTVRVLVRSPEKLRDVPWAKQVEILRGDLGDPDSLAAATKDIDVVYFLVHSMGGPAEFVEVERIAATNMAAAAEASGVGRIVYLGGLHPEGTELSPHMRSRAQVGRILMDSGVPTLVLQAGVVIGSGSASFEMIRHLTNRLPVMTTPRWVNNRIQPIAVRDVLYYLVAAADAPLPRSRAFDIGGPDVLTYGDMMKVYAEVAGLRRRRVLVLPVLTPRLAGLWIGLVTPIPSSLGRALIESLHNDAVAADHDIDDIIPPPEEGLTPYPQAVRLALRRIQHGEVETSWASASPVGAPSDPLPSDPNWAGEVVYTDERSAGCDADAETLWRVLESIGGENGWYSFPLAWVIRGWLDRLVGGVGLTRGRRDARRLNTGDPLDFWRVEEIDRGKLLRLRAEMRTPGGAWLEWRVSPDGPHRSRLDQRAIFFPKGLAGRLYWYSILPFHGIIFKGMLTNITGAAARESATIE from the coding sequence ATGCACTCCCTGCGCGTGCTGGTGACCGGGGCCACCGGCTACATCGGTGGCCGCCTGGCCCCACGTCTGCTCGCCGCCGGACATACCGTCCGGGTATTGGTGCGCTCGCCGGAGAAACTGCGCGACGTGCCATGGGCGAAGCAGGTCGAGATTCTGCGCGGCGATCTGGGCGATCCGGATTCCCTCGCCGCGGCGACGAAGGACATCGACGTCGTGTATTTCCTGGTGCACTCGATGGGCGGTCCTGCGGAGTTTGTAGAGGTGGAGCGGATCGCGGCGACCAATATGGCCGCCGCAGCTGAGGCGAGCGGTGTCGGACGCATCGTCTACCTCGGCGGGCTGCATCCCGAGGGCACCGAACTGTCGCCGCATATGCGCTCGCGCGCGCAGGTCGGACGGATTCTCATGGACTCCGGCGTCCCGACGCTGGTGCTGCAGGCCGGGGTCGTCATCGGCTCGGGTTCGGCGTCCTTCGAGATGATCCGGCACCTCACCAACCGTCTGCCGGTGATGACGACGCCCAGGTGGGTGAACAACCGGATCCAGCCGATCGCAGTGCGCGATGTCCTGTACTACCTGGTGGCGGCGGCCGACGCTCCGCTGCCGCGCAGCCGCGCGTTCGATATCGGCGGCCCCGATGTGCTGACCTACGGCGACATGATGAAGGTGTATGCCGAGGTCGCGGGGTTGCGGCGACGCCGCGTGCTGGTGCTGCCGGTGCTGACGCCGCGCCTGGCGGGTCTGTGGATCGGGCTGGTGACGCCCATTCCGAGTTCCCTCGGACGCGCGCTCATCGAATCGCTGCACAACGACGCCGTCGCCGCCGACCACGACATCGACGACATCATTCCACCGCCGGAAGAGGGGCTGACGCCGTATCCACAGGCCGTCCGGCTCGCGCTGCGTCGTATCCAGCACGGCGAGGTGGAGACCAGTTGGGCCAGCGCCTCGCCGGTGGGGGCGCCCTCGGACCCGCTGCCGTCCGACCCGAACTGGGCGGGCGAGGTGGTGTACACCGACGAGCGCAGCGCCGGATGCGACGCCGACGCCGAGACCCTGTGGCGCGTGCTCGAGAGCATCGGCGGCGAGAACGGCTGGTACTCGTTCCCCCTGGCGTGGGTGATTCGCGGCTGGCTGGACCGGCTCGTCGGCGGGGTGGGGCTCACGCGCGGCCGACGCGACGCGCGTCGGCTCAATACCGGTGACCCGCTGGACTTCTGGCGTGTCGAGGAGATCGATCGCGGAAAGCTATTGCGGCTGCGCGCGGAGATGCGGACGCCGGGAGGGGCGTGGCTCGAATGGCGGGTGAGCCCGGACGGGCCGCACCGCTCCCGGCTTGACCAGCGCGCGATCTTCTTCCCGAAAGGCCTTGCGGGAAGGCTCTACTGGTACTCGATCCTGCCGTTCCACGGGATCATCTTCAAGGGCATGCTCACCAACATCACCGGCGCCGCAGCGCGGGAGTCCGCAACGATCGAGTGA